The DNA segment TTTAAGCAACGTGGGGGAAGCGTCATTCATTATGCAGATCCGCTTTTAGACTGCACTTTAAAGCTTACTAAGCACTCTCCTGACATTCGGGTCACACATGTGAAGAAGGGCGGGCAATCCTTTTATCTCCTTGTAAATGAGGGAGAGGAGCGTTACGAAGGGACATGTGCGATCGATACGTCTTCACTACAAGCGTGGAATGCGTGGACTGGGACCATTGCCCTTGTGAAGAAACAATCGAATGATTTGTTTGAGTTTGAACTTGGACGCCGCGAAAGTCTCATCCTTGTTCCTACACAGGATACCGCAACAAAGAAAAGAATAGACACCGATCAATCTAGTTCAGTTCTAATGATACCAAATGAAGGCTGGGAGATCGCCTGCTGCGAGGAGCAACTAGACCATACAAAGCTCGTATCATGGACAACATGGGGACAGGATTGGTCTCATTTCTCTGGAACGATTCAGTACAGGGTAAAAGTGGATCTCACTCGCGAACAATGTTCTCTTTTTAATAAGCTTGATGCTGGCGCACTGTTTGAAATAGCGGAGCTTTGGATAAATGATCTCCATATTGGTAATAAGCTTTGGTCCCCGTATCAGTTCCACATACCAGGTAGTGTGCTAAAGGAAGGTCAAAATAAAATCGTTCTGATCGTCACGAATAGTAAAGCAAACGAAATGGATCAGGTTGCAAAAGAATCTGGATTACTTGGACCTGTTCTGCTAACCAATTAGTGAGGAGGGTTGCCAAATGCTAGGTCAAGGAGTAACAGGTGGAATCTACGCGGTTGGCGAAATCTTTTTATTTCTAGTGAAATTAAACGTACTGTGGTTAATCGGAACAGTTGCAGGGCTGCTGCTCTTTGGATTTGGACCAAGTACATTAGCCATGTGTGATGTGATCAGGCGATGGATGAGAAAAGAGGCAGATGTGCCTGTGTGGCGAACATTTTGGCAACAGTATAAAACGTATTTTTTAAGAGGAAATGGATTAACGTTTGTGCTAATCCTTGGCGCTTTGATGATCTATGTGAACACCACCTTTTTTATAGTGGACTCTGCATGGGTAGTCATCTTTGTCCGATATGCTTTATTTCTTGTAGCGGCGTTATTAGTACTCACAGCCCTGTATGTCTTTCCGGCAACCGTTCATTTTGACCTTACGCTGTTGGATTCATTAAAGCAGTCATTTTTCATTGCGTTGTATATGCCGCTACGTACGCTATATATGGTTGCGGCCGTCCTGACGGTTTATCACATTCTCTTCTTGTTTCCAGTGCTTCTCTTTCTGTTTGGAATCAGCTTTTTTTGCTTTATTCAGCTCTACATTGTCTTACGTACCTTTGCGAAATTAGAGTTAAAGCAGGCAAGCATGACATCTGCTCCTGCGTAACGTTCGATGCAAAAGTTTAGTATAGGACCTGCTCGTGACACTTATACTTTGTGTATAGAAGTGAAACGGGGTGTACGTATGCTGAACATGCTGCCTAATGTGCCACAATCATTTGTAACTGAAAGGCTCTTTATTAGACTCCCTATGCCTGGTGATGGAAAAGCCGTCTATGAAGCGCAGCAAGCTTCATTAAAAGAAATGCTGCCATGGATCCATTGGGCCCATTACCAGACGACCGTAGAACAAACGGAAAATGGAGTCAGGTATGCGCACGAACAATTTATGCGAAAGAAAGACTTACGACTTCACTTATTTGATCGTCAAACAGGCGTGTTTATAGGCTCATCCGGCCTTCATAATATTAACTGGTCTGTGCCAAAGATGGAGATTGGCTACTGGATGGATACGCGTCATAGTGGAAAAGGCTACATGACAGAAGCTGTAGCAGGCATTACAGGCTTTGCCTTTCAACAACTGGGCGTACATCGTCTTGAAATTCACTGTGATCCTGCAAATACATTAAGTAGAGCGATTCCTGAGAAGCTAGGCTACGAACTAGAAGCCATCTTAAAGCAAAACAGCCTTTCCACCGATGGCAGATCTTATCGTGACACATGCGTTTACGCCAAACTAAAGATAAATGGAAATAGCATGGGGTAGCTGAACGTCCCCGTGCACGAGAGGGGAAGGGAATGAAAAAGGTAAAAGCTATACAAGTTGGGTTAGGTGGTTTTGGCAGGTCGTGGCTGGATCTGCTGCTTGCACATCAGGAAGTAGAGATTGTTGCGGTGGTTGATCAACAGCTGGACCGTCTAACCGAGGTTCAGTCATATCGACTGTTCACTTCTTTTGAGGAAGCGCTAAGTGAGGTCTGCGCAGACTTTGTATTAATCGTTACGCCACCTAAATCACATAAAGCATTAGCAGAGCTTGCATTAAAGGCTGGATTACATGTCATGATGGAAAAACCCCTGACAGATACAGAGGAAGAAGCAGAAGAACTTTTAACCTTTAGTCGTTCCTTTAATCAGCACGTGATGGTCAGTCAAAATTATCGTTGGAACTCGCAAATTCAAACAGTGAAGCAGTTAATCTCAACAGGAGAGCTAGGCTTCATTGAATACGTTGATTACGATTTTAATAAGGCGACACGCTTTGGTGGCTGGAGAGATGAGTACGAGGAAATTCTCCTTCAGGATATGGCCATTCATCACTTTGACTTGCTCCGATACGTGTTAGATGATGAAGCCGAATCAATTCAGGCTGCAAGCTTTAAGCCCTCCTGGAGCTGGTTTAAAGGGAATCCTCATGCAGATGTAGCGATCCATTTTAAAA comes from the Alkalihalobacillus sp. FSL W8-0930 genome and includes:
- a CDS encoding DUF624 domain-containing protein; the protein is MLGQGVTGGIYAVGEIFLFLVKLNVLWLIGTVAGLLLFGFGPSTLAMCDVIRRWMRKEADVPVWRTFWQQYKTYFLRGNGLTFVLILGALMIYVNTTFFIVDSAWVVIFVRYALFLVAALLVLTALYVFPATVHFDLTLLDSLKQSFFIALYMPLRTLYMVAAVLTVYHILFLFPVLLFLFGISFFCFIQLYIVLRTFAKLELKQASMTSAPA
- a CDS encoding Gfo/Idh/MocA family oxidoreductase, whose translation is MKKVKAIQVGLGGFGRSWLDLLLAHQEVEIVAVVDQQLDRLTEVQSYRLFTSFEEALSEVCADFVLIVTPPKSHKALAELALKAGLHVMMEKPLTDTEEEAEELLTFSRSFNQHVMVSQNYRWNSQIQTVKQLISTGELGFIEYVDYDFNKATRFGGWRDEYEEILLQDMAIHHFDLLRYVLDDEAESIQAASFKPSWSWFKGNPHADVAIHFKKGTRVQYRGRWAGLGKKTTWNGTIRFVGEKGAIELVDDRLFYYKGEIDEPVEMPLVTLSKSDRMISLDTFVQSIKHNTVPPTSIEDNIKSLQLTWAAIESSRTGERINL
- a CDS encoding GNAT family N-acetyltransferase, with the protein product MLNMLPNVPQSFVTERLFIRLPMPGDGKAVYEAQQASLKEMLPWIHWAHYQTTVEQTENGVRYAHEQFMRKKDLRLHLFDRQTGVFIGSSGLHNINWSVPKMEIGYWMDTRHSGKGYMTEAVAGITGFAFQQLGVHRLEIHCDPANTLSRAIPEKLGYELEAILKQNSLSTDGRSYRDTCVYAKLKINGNSMG